CGCGCCGACGCAGTCGGCTCCACGCCCGAGTCCGTTGCTAACTCGATTGCTGATGGTGAGGACGTCGAGCCACAGCCCTGATGATGAGCGGTGTCCCGATGCTCGCTGGCAGGAGCGAGAACAGCCAAGACGGAAGGAACGGCCAGATCGGCAGGTGGGGTCCTATGGCGAAGCAGGAGATTCCCATGGCGATGATGCGTGGAGCGTCGCCCGGTCAGATCGGTCGTATGCTCGTGGCGAGGATCGGGGGGCTGATGGAGGAGTTGCTGGCCGGCGGCAACACGACCACGGGCGTCGTCAAGGCAGGCCAAACCGTCCGACGCCCGCGTGGCCATCGTTCGACCTTCGCGTGCGAAGTGCTTCGCACCCTGAATGCGGCCGGCATCGCGTGGGCGCCCACCTACCTCGGCATCGACGCAGAGGGCCGCGACACCTTCTCCTACATCCCCGGGGCGACCACCGATCACCCCTCGCAGCGCGACGAGCGCTGTTATGCGGCCTTCGGAGGAATCCTGCGGGAGCTTCACGAGTTCAGCCGCGGCATGCCACTCGCGTCCGGCGCCGAGTGTCTGGTCCATGGTGACCCGGGTCCGTTCAATGTGGTCATGTCGGAGGGGATGCCGGTGGCGCTGATCGACTGGGACAGCGTCCATCCCGGTAACCCGATGGAGGACGTCGGCTATGCGGGATGGACCTGGTGCATCTATGCAACGGGGAACGTGCCGGTTGTCGATCAAGCTCGACGGCTGCGCCTGCTCGCAGACGGCTACGACCCGGAGCTGCGGGCCGACGTTCTGATCGAGGCGATCTTGGGGTGCCAGGACTCGATCATCCGGGTCGAGGGAGCGAACGCCGACGACGAGCGGCTCAGCGACCAGCGACGCCACCACGCACGCGCCGCTGCCGAGTGGGCCGACAGCTGCCGGGCCGTGCTGAGCACGAACCTCCAGACCTTCACCGAAGCCCTCCAACGCGACTGACGACGAGGAGAACGGTGAACGGTCACCGTGCATGCGCCCTTGATCAGTCTTCTGCTTCTTGGTCGGTCGCTTCGCTCATGTCCGTTCCCTGTTCAGCGTCCCGAGCAATCGGGACGCCCGCGCCCTTCTCCGAAAGAGCATGATCGGTTCGCCGGGACCCCTTGGGTCGTTCCAGGATGTACGCGACCAGCGCGGCGATGCTGACCACACTGACCAGGAACCATGCGGCGGTTTGAGAGTCGACCATGAGATGACCTCGTTCTTCTGAATCTCTTGACGCGACGGCCGGCGCTGACGCGGTTCCGCAGGCAACGGATTGCCTGCGGAACCGGCCAGCCTCCTGGTAGCGGCCCGTTCCGCCTCAGGAAGGCTGGTCTTCTAGCGTCGGCGTCGGCGTGACGTTGGAAGTGGCGCCGAGGTAGAGGCGGGCCACCTCGGGATCGTTCATCAGTGCGTCACCGGTTCCGGTGAGGGCGACCCGTCCGGCTTCCAGGACGACGCCTTTGTCCGCGGCCTGGAGCCCTGAGCGTGCGTTCTGCTCGACCAGAAGCACGGTCCGGCCTCCGGCAGCGAGCGTTCGGATGCTCTCGAACACGGACACCCGGGACTTGGGGTCCAAGCCGATGGATGGCTCGTCGAGCAGGATGAGGGCGGGATCGAGCATGAGCGAACGCGCGAGCTCCACCTGTTTCTGCTCGCCGCCGGAGAGCGATCCGGCCTGAGCGTGCCGACGCTTGACCACGATGGGGAAGTCTGCTGCGATCTCCTCCGCTCGCTCCCGGACGACGGTGCTGTCACTGAGGCTGAATGCCCCCATGATGAGGTTCTCCCAGACGGTCATCTGGGGAAACAGGCTGCGGTCCTGGGGTACGTGGACGACTCCCCGAAGCAGCCGCTCTCGTGGTCGCAGCTGGCCGATCTCCTCGCCGCGGAACCGCACGGATCCCGATTTCGGGCGAAGCAGCCCCGAGATGGTCTTTAGAACGGTCGACTTTCCGGCTCCGTTCGGGCCGATCAGACAGACCACCTGCCCGACGTCGACGGTGAGGTCGACGCCTTTCAGGATGAGGCCGGCGCCGTAGCCGGCCGTGACATTGCTCAGTGTGAGCAGCGCTTCAGGAGCCAAGGTAGGCCTCCAGTACCTTCGGATCGGACTGAATAGTGGACGGGGTCCCGTGAGCGATCGGAGCGCCACGGTCGAGCACGATCACGGGATCGCACAGTCGCATCACGAACTGCATATCGTGCTCGACGATGAGGAACGTCGTCCCTGCGGCGTGCCGGTTTCGGATGTGGCGCTCCATCGTGTCGATCATCACCGGGTTAACCCCGGCGGTCGGCTCGTCCAGCAGGACCAGCTTCGGTTCACTCATCAGGACCGATGCGAACTCCAGCAGCTTCCGCTGCCCGTAGCTCAGTTCGGATGCCTTGAGATCCGCCAGCGCGGTCAGCTTGAACTCATCGAGCATCTGGAT
This genomic stretch from Leifsonia sp. EB41 harbors:
- a CDS encoding ABC transporter ATP-binding protein, producing MALRSLTGPRPLFSPIRRYWRPTLAPEALLTLSNVTAGYGAGLILKGVDLTVDVGQVVCLIGPNGAGKSTVLKTISGLLRPKSGSVRFRGEEIGQLRPRERLLRGVVHVPQDRSLFPQMTVWENLIMGAFSLSDSTVVRERAEEIAADFPIVVKRRHAQAGSLSGGEQKQVELARSLMLDPALILLDEPSIGLDPKSRVSVFESIRTLAAGGRTVLLVEQNARSGLQAADKGVVLEAGRVALTGTGDALMNDPEVARLYLGATSNVTPTPTLEDQPS
- a CDS encoding aminoglycoside phosphotransferase family protein; amino-acid sequence: MAKQEIPMAMMRGASPGQIGRMLVARIGGLMEELLAGGNTTTGVVKAGQTVRRPRGHRSTFACEVLRTLNAAGIAWAPTYLGIDAEGRDTFSYIPGATTDHPSQRDERCYAAFGGILRELHEFSRGMPLASGAECLVHGDPGPFNVVMSEGMPVALIDWDSVHPGNPMEDVGYAGWTWCIYATGNVPVVDQARRLRLLADGYDPELRADVLIEAILGCQDSIIRVEGANADDERLSDQRRHHARAAAEWADSCRAVLSTNLQTFTEALQRD